One part of the Bdellovibrio sp. KM01 genome encodes these proteins:
- the lpxA gene encoding acyl-ACP--UDP-N-acetylglucosamine O-acyltransferase: MANYKVHPTSVLSPDVELADDVEIGPYCLIQGKVKIGKGTYVEGHVTLGSRYGILEIGENNHFCPGAVIGGAPQDVSYKNEPTYLIIGNNNMFREFTTVNLATSKGDKKTEIGNNCYFMAYTHVGHDCKLGNNVIMANNTHLGGHCEIADGVFIGGMSALNQFTKVGKMAFIAGSSIVNKDILPFCRAQGTYATIRATNKIGLARKGYDRAEITNVHKAIRILIMGSHTVEEGIQRIQEECTMSPNIEYFINFIRSSKRGIAVNRTPKGWQEDE; the protein is encoded by the coding sequence ATGGCAAATTATAAAGTACACCCTACAAGCGTCCTTTCCCCAGATGTTGAGTTAGCCGATGATGTTGAAATCGGACCTTACTGCCTTATTCAAGGTAAAGTAAAAATCGGAAAGGGTACCTATGTAGAAGGTCACGTCACTTTGGGATCTCGTTACGGGATTTTGGAAATCGGCGAGAACAATCATTTCTGTCCAGGTGCCGTTATCGGTGGTGCTCCTCAAGACGTTTCTTATAAAAATGAACCGACATATCTTATCATTGGGAACAACAATATGTTCCGTGAATTCACGACTGTGAATTTGGCGACCTCTAAAGGTGATAAGAAAACTGAAATCGGTAACAACTGTTACTTTATGGCGTACACTCACGTGGGTCATGATTGCAAGTTGGGCAATAATGTCATCATGGCGAATAACACTCATTTGGGTGGCCACTGTGAAATTGCTGACGGCGTTTTCATCGGTGGTATGAGCGCTCTTAATCAATTTACTAAAGTCGGCAAAATGGCCTTCATCGCAGGCAGCAGTATCGTCAACAAAGACATTCTGCCGTTCTGTCGTGCTCAAGGGACTTATGCGACGATTCGTGCGACCAACAAAATTGGTTTGGCACGTAAAGGTTACGACCGTGCCGAAATCACCAACGTGCATAAAGCGATTCGTATCTTGATCATGGGTTCCCACACTGTGGAAGAAGGCATTCAACGTATTCAGGAAGAATGCACGATGAGCCCGAACATTGAATATTTCATTAACTTTATCCGTTCTTCTAAACGCGGTATCGCGGTGAACAGAACTCCTAAAGGCTGGCAAGAAGATGAGTAA